Genomic DNA from Artemia franciscana unplaced genomic scaffold, ASM3288406v1 PGA_scaffold_184, whole genome shotgun sequence:
AACTTTTGATTACACAAAAGCATTTCCAATACTAAACCCTCCAAAGAATTGAAAACATTAACACTACTTTAAAgaccataaatttttttatttttttttatttgtgacaGTAAATATTTTCCTGCTTATAAAAGTAAATCTACTTACAGATGAGAAAGCCCAGCATGAACCACACTGTCCTTGGTCTTTGACAGGAGTTATGGCTCCTTTTCCCCTCCAGTCAACAGATTCTGGAACTTCAACATTAGCAGGCTCCATAAAAGTAAAGGTGCTCTCAGCTCCTGAGGAATTTTGTTTCTTATGTTGGTATCCATTCATGATAGATCTAAATTCATGATGAAGAAGATCTCCAAACTTATTCATTGCGACTTGATAAGATTTTTCGCCTTTTTCATAAAGGGATGTTATGTTTGGCAACTTTGTGTTTATATTCCAAATAAATcttcattctaaatttttcctCAAGTTGGCTTGGATATTCTTTCTTGTGTGTAgccaattaaaataaaaaggaattatCGCTTATAATTGCTATTAAATTTTCACAATATCACTACTCTCATATGAGACAATTAAAAGCCTTAATTTGGTTCTTACAACCAAATTAAGGCCCAAGGCTCGTTTTCCCTCATGGAATTTAAGCACTCACTAATATAAACAGTCTAGAtctctattttatgattgttaaGAGTATCAAATTCGGCTGAATTTAGCATAATTATATTCAGGAACAATTCGATAT
This window encodes:
- the LOC136041386 gene encoding cathepsin L-like, giving the protein MNKFGDLLHHEFRSIMNGYQHKKQNSSGAESTFTFMEPANVEVPESVDWRGKGAITPVKDQGQCGSCWAFSSIIINNYSMPSNINRSRMEYEVMGHEGVGIDRVFQILGDLQASGVIVNGNLMGIIY